The Propionispora hippei DSM 15287 DNA window AAACTATCATCTATTACTTTTCAGCCACCGGCAACTCCAAGCACGTGGCTAATGTTCTGGCGTCCAACATTGAAGATTGCCGTTTATGTCCCATTCCGCACACGGCGCAAGAAGAAAGTATTTATATTGATGCCGACATGGTAGGCCTGGTCATTCCCACCCATTACTTTGGCGTGCCGCCGCTGGTTGCCGCCTTTATCCGTAAATTAAAATTTGCTCCAAGCGTAAATTATGTATTTGCGATCATAACCAGTGGCAGCAGCCAATACCTGAACAGTTCACTGAAGCAGCTCAAAAAGCTTTTCTTTGTCCAAGGACAAGAACTGCATGCCGGCTATCATGTACAGATGATATCCAGCTATATCCCGCTTTCCGACATTCCGGCACCGGAAAAGCTGCAGCAAACGTTAGCGGCAGCCGACAAAAAAATAGAACGAATGATTCATTCGATCTTAATCCGCAAGTATCACTATGATTCGGAAGGAATGTATACCCCTCTCCAGGGAATCAACCGGTATTGGCAGAAACATTTACTCCCTAGTACTTATACAAAATTCAGTTGCAGAGAATCCTGTACCGGTTGCGCTACTTGTGCCAAGGTATGCCCCGTCAAGAATATAACGATGGCAGGG harbors:
- a CDS encoding EFR1 family ferrodoxin (N-terminal region resembles flavodoxins. C-terminal ferrodoxin region binds two 4Fe-4S clusters.), yielding MPKTIIYYFSATGNSKHVANVLASNIEDCRLCPIPHTAQEESIYIDADMVGLVIPTHYFGVPPLVAAFIRKLKFAPSVNYVFAIITSGSSQYLNSSLKQLKKLFFVQGQELHAGYHVQMISSYIPLSDIPAPEKLQQTLAAADKKIERMIHSILIRKYHYDSEGMYTPLQGINRYWQKHLLPSTYTKFSCRESCTGCATCAKVCPVKNITMAGQRPQWRKDCQECLACLHLCPSESIEFGKRTAARQRYRHPQVTVKELLIDRLP